From one Dehalogenimonas sp. THU2 genomic stretch:
- a CDS encoding arsenate reductase ArsC has protein sequence MVLKKVLFVCIHNSGRSKMAEAFFNHYAHGEAVAESAGTEPGDSVNPVVVEAMKELGFDLSASLPRLLTFEMTQGIEKAITMGCMDNACPVIAAPKEDWALTDPKGKDLTTVRQIRDEIKQRVLDLIKALGITSVSD, from the coding sequence ATGGTTCTGAAAAAGGTACTCTTCGTTTGTATCCACAATTCGGGGCGATCAAAGATGGCTGAGGCGTTCTTCAACCACTATGCTCACGGAGAAGCGGTAGCAGAATCAGCCGGCACCGAGCCGGGTGATTCGGTGAATCCGGTCGTCGTCGAAGCCATGAAGGAGCTGGGATTCGACCTTTCCGCCAGCCTGCCCCGCCTGCTCACCTTCGAGATGACACAAGGAATCGAAAAAGCCATCACCATGGGTTGCATGGATAACGCCTGCCCGGTCATTGCCGCCCCTAAAGAAGACTGGGCGCTGACCGACCCCAAGGGCAAGGACTTAACCACCGTCCGTCAGATCCGCGACGAGATCAAGCAACGGGTGCTTGATCTGATCAAAGCACTGGGCATTACATCCGTTTCAGATTGA
- the phoU gene encoding phosphate signaling complex protein PhoU — protein sequence MRVDYERNLKQLQDKVLSLGSMVENAITLSMDALKSRDTALAQRVVKDDSLINEKRFEIEEDCIHLIATQAPMARDLRVIVAVLNVIIDLERIGDHAAGNAKIAIMLGDEPPLKPLIDLPRMADKTADMLRRAMDAFVRRDAVAARKVTEDDDEVDALYDQIFRELLYFMGEDPKTVNRATRLIWAAHNLERSADRVTNICERVVFVVTGKQEEIGGKY from the coding sequence ATGAGAGTTGATTACGAACGCAATCTGAAACAATTGCAGGACAAGGTGCTCAGCTTAGGCAGCATGGTGGAGAATGCCATAACCCTTTCGATGGATGCCCTAAAAAGCCGCGACACCGCCCTGGCGCAGCGCGTAGTCAAAGACGACTCTCTCATCAACGAAAAGCGCTTCGAGATCGAAGAGGATTGCATTCACCTCATCGCCACCCAGGCGCCGATGGCTCGCGATCTGCGCGTCATCGTAGCCGTCCTGAACGTCATTATCGACCTGGAGCGCATCGGCGATCATGCGGCGGGCAATGCCAAGATCGCCATCATGCTGGGCGATGAGCCGCCGTTAAAACCCCTCATCGATCTGCCGCGCATGGCTGACAAAACGGCCGATATGCTCCGGCGGGCGATGGATGCATTTGTCCGACGGGATGCCGTCGCGGCGCGGAAGGTCACAGAGGATGATGATGAAGTCGATGCTTTATACGATCAGATCTTTCGCGAATTGCTTTACTTCATGGGGGAGGATCCCAAGACGGTAAATCGGGCGACCCGGCTCATCTGGGCCGCCCACAACCTTGAGCGTTCCGCCGACCGGGTTACCAACATCTGTGAGCGGGTGGTCTTCGTAGTCACCGGTAAACAGGAAGAGATCGGCGGTAAGTATTGA
- the pstB gene encoding phosphate ABC transporter ATP-binding protein PstB, with translation MDIRPAIVREQENTICTLGTGKLRTEHLNLYYGSFRALKDVTMDIPACGITAIIGPSGCGKSSLLREFNRMNDLIPVARTQGLVEFDGVDIFGKDVDVVELRKRVGMVFQKPNPFPMSIFDNVAFGPRRHGIRKKHVLEEIVEKSLRQAAIWDEVKDKLGQSGLSISGGQQQRVCIARVLAVEPEVILMDEPCSALDPIATLKIEDLMRTLATSYTIVIVTHNMQQAARVSDQTAFLMVDDDRSGTLVEYGPTMELFTNPRDKRTEDYITGRFG, from the coding sequence ATGGATATCAGGCCTGCAATCGTCAGGGAACAAGAAAACACCATCTGCACCTTGGGCACCGGCAAGTTGCGCACCGAGCACTTGAACCTCTATTATGGCAGCTTCCGGGCGCTCAAGGACGTCACCATGGATATACCAGCCTGCGGTATCACTGCCATTATCGGCCCCTCGGGGTGCGGTAAGTCGTCTCTGCTTAGAGAGTTCAACCGTATGAACGACCTCATCCCCGTGGCTCGGACCCAGGGATTGGTCGAGTTCGACGGCGTCGACATCTTTGGAAAGGACGTCGACGTCGTCGAACTCAGGAAACGCGTCGGCATGGTCTTTCAGAAACCCAACCCCTTCCCCATGTCCATCTTCGATAACGTGGCCTTCGGGCCGCGACGCCACGGTATCAGGAAAAAGCATGTCCTGGAGGAGATCGTCGAAAAAAGCCTGCGGCAGGCAGCCATCTGGGATGAGGTGAAGGACAAACTGGGCCAGTCGGGACTGTCCATCTCCGGCGGTCAGCAGCAGCGGGTATGCATCGCCCGGGTACTCGCCGTCGAACCGGAGGTCATCCTGATGGATGAGCCATGTTCGGCTCTCGACCCCATTGCCACACTTAAGATCGAAGATCTGATGCGCACTCTGGCGACCTCCTATACGATCGTTATCGTCACCCACAACATGCAGCAGGCGGCGCGGGTTTCAGACCAGACGGCCTTCCTGATGGTGGACGACGACCGGTCGGGTACGCTGGTGGAATACGGACCCACCATGGAACTTTTTACCAACCCGCGCGATAAACGTACTGAAGACTATATTACCGGCCGCTTTGGGTAA
- the pstA gene encoding phosphate ABC transporter permease PstA, translating into MKSNIKSRQFTQRAAMALLFTAMLIVVVPVILILIYMIASGYSVISWDFITQSPSQAGRAGGILPAIIGTAYLMLGTILIALPVGVMAGIYLSEYARDNWLTRLINLSIINLAGVPSIVFGLFGLAVFVLTLDMGLSLIAASLTLAAQALAMTITTSREAIIAVPREYREGSLAIGVSKWQTIRHAVLPEASSGILTGAILAMSRAAGETAPILVVGAAFLVPGLPTSPFDRFMALPYHLYTVSAHVPGMPREVMWGVALVLVAMVLLFNILVTIIRLRTRKR; encoded by the coding sequence ATGAAAAGCAATATAAAATCCCGCCAGTTCACCCAGCGCGCCGCCATGGCACTGCTCTTTACGGCCATGCTGATCGTGGTGGTGCCGGTTATTCTCATTCTCATTTACATGATCGCCAGCGGTTACAGCGTCATCTCCTGGGACTTTATCACCCAGTCTCCATCGCAGGCAGGCAGGGCGGGCGGTATTCTTCCAGCCATCATCGGTACTGCCTACCTGATGCTGGGCACCATCCTCATCGCCCTACCGGTCGGAGTAATGGCTGGCATCTATCTTTCCGAATACGCCCGCGACAACTGGCTGACCCGCCTCATCAACCTGTCTATCATCAACCTGGCCGGTGTGCCCAGCATCGTCTTCGGCCTGTTTGGTTTGGCCGTCTTCGTGCTAACCCTGGACATGGGGCTGTCGCTCATCGCCGCCTCACTGACCCTGGCCGCCCAGGCTTTGGCCATGACCATCACCACCTCCCGGGAAGCTATCATCGCTGTGCCGAGGGAATATCGCGAGGGCAGTCTGGCCATCGGTGTTTCTAAATGGCAGACCATCCGGCACGCTGTACTGCCGGAAGCATCCTCCGGAATCCTGACCGGCGCCATTTTGGCCATGAGCCGCGCCGCCGGCGAGACGGCGCCTATCCTGGTGGTCGGCGCCGCGTTCCTGGTCCCCGGGTTGCCCACTTCCCCATTCGACCGTTTCATGGCGCTGCCCTATCACCTGTACACCGTCTCAGCCCATGTTCCCGGCATGCCACGGGAGGTGATGTGGGGAGTAGCCCTGGTACTGGTGGCAATGGTGCTTTTATTTAATATCCTGGTCACCATCATCCGCTTAAGAACACGCAAGAGGTAA